ACCAAAGATAattttagaaattgatttatttagaaattGGAGAAGTATTTTTTCCCCCGGCAGCCGCTAAGAAAGTGGCGTTTTACTGACATCATTGTCGATGCATATCAAAATGTAGAATTACTTTCCCTTGGATGATGTCTATATAAGACGACTTACGGTACACTAAACCTCATCATCAGCTTAGCTTCACTGTCTTCCAGGGAGCAAGTCCTTATTAGTCTTTCACGCCCAAATTAAAGGACATGCCAACCATGCCTGCACTTTCGGGAGCCACCGGCGTGTTACCTCCGGCGGCGGCCAACGTCGTCGTCGAGGACATCTATGGCTTCCTGCGCGTCCTCGGTGACGGCACCGTCCTCCGGTCACCGGAGCAACCCGTGTTCTGCCCGGACACCTTCCCCAGCAGCCACCCGTCGGTGCAATGGAAGGAGGCCGTCTACGACAAGGCCAACAACCTCCGCGTCCGCATGTACAAGCCGTCGTCCAcagccgccgccggcgaggacGCCAGGAAGAAGCTGCCGGTGCTGGTCCACTTCCACGGCGGCGGCTTCTGCCTGGGGTCGTGCACGTGGGCGAACGTGCACGCGTTCTGCCTCTGCCTCGCCGCGGAGGCCGGCGCCGTCGTGCTCTCCGCGGGGTACCGCCTCGCCCCGGAGCACCGCCTCCCCACGGCGGTCGACGACGGCGTGGGTTTCCTGCGCTGGCTGCGTGCGCAGTCCACCATGCACGCCGCCGCCGACGGCTGGCTCACCGAGGCCGCCGACTTCGGCCGCGTGTTCGTCACCGGCGACTCGGCGGGCGGCACCATAGCGCACCACCTCGCCGTGCGCGCCGGCCTGGCCGCCACCAAGCGCGGCGAGGTCGATCTCGACCTCCGCCCGGTCACGGTGCGAGGCTACGTCCTCCTGATGCCGTTCTTCGGCGGCGTCCGGCGGACGCGGTCGGAGGCCGAGTGCCCCGCGGAGGTGCTACTGAGCCTGGACCTGTTCGACCGGTTCTGGCGGCTGTCGCTGCCGGCCGGCGCCACCAGGGACCACCCGGCTGCGAACCCGTTCGGGCCGGACAGCCCCGAGCTGGGCTCGGTGGACTTCCGGGCGCCGGTCCTGGTGGTGGTCGGTGGCCTCGACATGATGCGCGACCGCACCGTCGACTACGCCGAGCGGCTGGCGGCGATGGGCAAGCCCGTGGAGCTCGTCGAGTTCGCCGGCAAGCCCCACGGGTTCTACCTGCACGAGCCGGGGTCCGAGGCCACCGGCGAGCTGATCGGCCTCGTCAGCCGGTTCCTGCACAGTTGCGAGGCGCGGTTGCTTGATTAGCTAGCTCGGTGCATGCATGTGCCATGTAACTGTATGATCGCATCAAGGTTCGTGCATGTGTATTGTTGTGTGCATGCAGCTTGCCCAGTGTGTTCCTCGCGTCAAATGTGTGCTCCAGTGCATGAACTGTGGACTTGTGTAGTAGGATTGATACCACGTGTCGGCAGCTTAGTCGAATTGTGTCCACGTGTCAGTCATGTTTAGATGTTTAGTGATTGTCTCGTACActcgtgcatgcatgcatatatggtCTTATATGTATTTAAGAGACTCTGTATGGATGTTGCAGGATTTTATATTACTGTATCGATCAAGACACTATTTTGCTGGGAAGATTCGAATATTTTGATTTTATTCATCATCGAGTTTGTGTATACCATCCCTACCATGCATGTCTTTAGCCCATCGCTACCGCTCTCTATCCTTCCAACATTAGCTGACACATGAGTATCTATAGTTCATCCTGACCCTTCGCTACCGCTTTCCTTTAACAAGCTACTCCGCCTTGCCAATGCTTGTCTTACCGCTTGCAAGCAAATAAGGTTATTTTCTTTTTAGTATTTGCTATTAAAAAATCCATGAATTCGGTCCAAACAAGCAATGGATTGAGCAACTAGCGCGAAAGCCGTTGCGCTAACGCGCATCCTCTTGCTCGGTTAATCGAGTTTAGGATTGCCAATTTCATTGTTCTTTGTCCAGTGCTgcactaaaaacactcggcaaaaaaaaacactcggcaaagaggaggtttgccgagtgtcaaaaaaaaaacactcggcaaagagggggtttgccgagtgttttcttttttgcactcggcaaataaataaaatctttttCTGGTAAAGaacgagaagaaaaaaaatgaaaaaaaaactttgccgagtgcccaaatctaggacactcggcaaaggacgaaATCGTATTTAATTCCTggcgggcgcccctcccctcccccttcttcttcccccatggccccgccctcccctcctccctctccgtgcgtggcggcggcggtcCTCCCCAGAGCGCGCCGCGGACCTCCTCTCCCGAGCGCGCCACGCGCGGCCCTCTTCTCCAGGCGCGGCGGCGCcctcccccctccctctcccggcgtCGCGGCGccctgccctctccctctcccagcgtggcggcgccctccccctccctttCTCGGCGGTGGCGCCCTCCCCCCTTCCTCTCTCGGCATGTCAGCGCTCCCCTGCCTCTCCCTGTGCGGCGGcgcacctccctccctctccctgtgCGAGCGGCGGATCTACcggcggcgctcctccaccgcctccaccagatccggccCCCGCGCGGGTGGATCCGGCGACGGTGGCGCACGGGGAGGCTGGATCTGGCCCCGGCGCGGGCGGACGGATCTAGTTCGCGGCCCTCCTCtcccggcgcggcggcgccctccccctccctcttTCGGCGCGGCGGTGcctgccccctccctctcccgatgCTACGGCccctgccctctccctctcccaacatggcggcgccctccccctccctttcccGACGGTGGCGCCCTCCCCCCTTCCTCTCTCGGCATGGCGGCGCTCCCCTGCCTCTCCCTTTCCCGGCAGCAGATCTACcggcggcgctcctccaccgcctccactaGATCCAACCTCGGCATGGTGGCGGCCTGGGCGTGGTGGCGgcacggcgtggtggtggtgcggcgtggtggCTGCGCGGCGAGGAGAAGACGGTGGcttggtttttttattttttctaaaaaattgtttgccgagtgttttttgggcactcgacaaagtctttgccgagtgcccggcaaaAATCACTCGGTAAAGTTAGTTTGCCGATAGAATTTTTGCCGTGTgtccacactcggcaaagggattGCTGAGTGTTTTACCGTAGTGCATATTCGGATATTTTACCCTTCTTCTTCTAGACCTGAACTTTGAACTGACCATCGTCGACATTTCATCCTTGGACCTCCTTCATTCATCTGTCTTGGACCTTGGTGCCTAATTATGCAGTTAGCACTGCAGAACCACGGTCGGAGCCTCGGAGGAAGGGGGGGGGCGCTTTGGATTTCAACCCAATGAATGGCAACCATCATAAAAACAAAGTTTAGTGGACAGGAGTGACAAGAAGAAGTATGCAGCGGAATTATCTTCAGGGCGTGAGAGAAAGGGAAAACAAACATGCTACACCAAGTAGAGAAAATGTAATAGGCCCAGCAAGTTATATTCCCTAAGGCATGTTAGTACTAATGGCGGAGCTCTGAACATTAGAAGTACAGAGATCCAGACATGCCATTGTAAGTCGTGCTTTTTCTTTAATTcccctaaggcatgttaggattAGTGGTGGGACTATTTACCTTAGTTAACTAGAGTTCCACATATGCCATTTATTATTGTGGGTTTCGTCCATGTAGCTCGCTGTGTTAATATTCGAATGTATTTGTCCCTTCAAAAGTTATATTGTTCCTTATAGTACTCAAGTTATGGTTGGGTGATGATTATCTCCGGAAAAGGACAACAAATGTTTTTAGTGTTGCTTCAATAGTGCTGAAGTTAGTTTTCCGTCGGGTGATGGTTGTCTCCGTAAATGAGGAGCAAATCGGGTGATGGTTGTGTGGAAAAGAAGGGATACAACATAAAATAGAGTAGTCGGCTGCACAGGGGCCGACGGGCGTGTCGGCAGCTCGATAGCCGACTGGCCTGTTGGCAGCCCAGGAGCTGACTGGGCCTGTCGGCCATCCAGCTGCTGACAAAGATGCTATCGGCACCGACAGGCTGTCCTGGGGGGCTTCGGCTGCCACGTCGCCGCCACGTAGGCCTGTCGGCTGCAGAGCGGTCGACAGGTGTCCTGGCCATTGGACGGCCGACGATTTCTTTATAACAGCTTCTAGATTTATAATTAttcattaaaaaatattatttaaaaaattcAGATGGCATATTACATACGTGCCGTAGCTTGGATGATCATAGTGGACACTAATACGTAACTTCAAGTGTGCACTGAGCGTAGCTTAGTTGGTTGGATTTTTTGTGGTTGAATCTGTCCGCTCTGACATGGGGATCGTATTTTTTTAGATTTATTATAGTATTTAACTACATTATTCTTTCATTGGTAGGTAAGGCGGCTACGATGCCTTCATCAATCTTAGATCTATCTGTTCAATCTCAATTGGCAAGGTCAAGTGAGTACTTCTTGTTGGGTTAATTGGGCTTGTTCCACAGATTTCCTCCGATCCAGTTAAGTCGAAAGCCCAATGCCCATGTTTATGCTAGGAGTTATGTGTATTAACCCCACATGACAAATTAAGGTGAAACTAAATCACATTTCAAGGGTAAAATTGTTGCAACTGTTGTGAACCTGCAAAAAGGAGGAATTAATCTTGCTACCCGCCGCGCGCTGCTGGCTTCTGGTCGTGCGCCTTTATAAGAAGGGTTCTTTAGTCTATCTATCTCGCTCTATGGGCAGCTCCAATAATATTATTTCgcattttaatagaagagagagaaaaattatCTCTTTATCAAAAACTAGTCTCATGTGTATATATTCTAAAATTACGTGAGAGTGTCATATGTGATTATTCATATTATGAGCTATGTGCAAAAAATTAGTACTATCGGATAAATTGAACTAAGTCATACTATTGAGGGGGCCATATATACTTTCTCAAAAAGTTCATAAACATCGGTACCTTCAAGATCAGGGGCGGAACCAGCCTTAGACCATATATAGGCTCAGGTCTACCCTAGATTTTGGCCAAATTATTAGTACTGTTAAATTTTGAAGGTCTAAACTaaaagaagtcaaacatcgtTAAGTACTTTTGTCTCCAGATTGTCCCTCCGCTTGGCTGATGCTCGCTGC
Above is a genomic segment from Miscanthus floridulus cultivar M001 chromosome 3, ASM1932011v1, whole genome shotgun sequence containing:
- the LOC136545243 gene encoding carboxylesterase 15-like; translation: MPTMPALSGATGVLPPAAANVVVEDIYGFLRVLGDGTVLRSPEQPVFCPDTFPSSHPSVQWKEAVYDKANNLRVRMYKPSSTAAAGEDARKKLPVLVHFHGGGFCLGSCTWANVHAFCLCLAAEAGAVVLSAGYRLAPEHRLPTAVDDGVGFLRWLRAQSTMHAAADGWLTEAADFGRVFVTGDSAGGTIAHHLAVRAGLAATKRGEVDLDLRPVTVRGYVLLMPFFGGVRRTRSEAECPAEVLLSLDLFDRFWRLSLPAGATRDHPAANPFGPDSPELGSVDFRAPVLVVVGGLDMMRDRTVDYAERLAAMGKPVELVEFAGKPHGFYLHEPGSEATGELIGLVSRFLHSCEARLLD